Proteins encoded within one genomic window of Bacteroidales bacterium:
- a CDS encoding DUF3575 domain-containing protein, protein MKKITLLAFSMLIISAGLSAQKMNTVKTDLFSAFLRTGVLKYERALNENMSAQLGFFYTAYSPGDIDTKLSGIGITPEFRYYLSDTPAPHGTYLAPNFRYMSLTVEDPVENVEGTLTSLGFAINIGKQAVLKDLIVIDAWVGPVYAFRSISGSAEDVETGQISGADGFGIRLGIAIGLAF, encoded by the coding sequence ATGAAAAAAATAACCTTATTGGCTTTCAGTATGCTTATCATCTCTGCCGGACTGAGTGCGCAGAAGATGAATACGGTCAAGACCGACCTTTTCAGCGCTTTCCTCAGAACGGGGGTTCTCAAATATGAGAGGGCGCTTAATGAAAATATGAGTGCCCAGCTGGGCTTTTTCTATACCGCTTACAGTCCCGGAGACATCGATACTAAATTGAGCGGGATCGGGATCACCCCCGAATTCAGGTACTACCTGTCTGATACTCCTGCACCCCACGGAACCTATCTGGCTCCCAACTTTCGTTACATGAGCCTCACCGTTGAGGATCCTGTAGAAAATGTGGAAGGTACACTGACCTCCCTGGGATTTGCCATTAACATTGGAAAACAAGCGGTTCTGAAAGACCTCATCGTCATCGATGCCTGGGTAGGGCCTGTGTATGCCTTCCGGTCGATCAGTGGATCAGCCGAAGATGTGGAGACGGGACAGATTTCCGGCGCGGACGGCTTTGGGATCAGGCTGGGAATCGCCATCGGTCTCGCCTTTTAA